The Phycisphaeraceae bacterium genome has a window encoding:
- a CDS encoding DUF2924 domain-containing protein → MGSTTTTTARATVHREIATLAHMTPSQLRAKYAEVFGEPTRAGNAVWLRRRIAWRLQCLAEGDLVERADRLRQCALAMADDGDLRTTPPRMPPAQTRTVVGRIGPSPRAAVSTTATAPDNLTPGTTLTRVYRGKRLDVLVLDPSEGFEYDGRRYRSLSAVAHAITGAKWNGRLFFGLTGGKAVSA, encoded by the coding sequence ATGGGATCGACCACGACCACGACCGCACGCGCCACGGTCCACCGCGAGATCGCCACGCTCGCACACATGACGCCGAGCCAACTTCGCGCGAAGTACGCCGAGGTCTTCGGTGAGCCGACGCGCGCCGGCAACGCCGTCTGGCTGCGACGCCGGATTGCCTGGCGACTCCAATGCCTCGCCGAGGGCGACCTCGTCGAGCGTGCCGATCGCTTGAGGCAGTGCGCGCTGGCGATGGCCGACGATGGCGACCTGCGCACCACGCCGCCACGCATGCCGCCCGCTCAGACGCGCACTGTCGTCGGGCGGATTGGGCCGAGCCCGCGCGCCGCCGTCTCCACGACCGCCACCGCCCCTGACAACCTCACCCCCGGCACGACACTGACGCGGGTCTATCGCGGCAAGCGGCTGGATGTGCTGGTCCTCGATCCCTCCGAGGGCTTCGAGTACGACGGGCGGCGGTACCGCTCGCTCAGCGCCGTCGCCCACGCGATCACCGGCGCGAAGTGGAACGGCCGCCTGTTCTTCGGGCTGACGGGCGGAAAGGCGGTGAGCGCATGA
- a CDS encoding phosphatidylinositol kinase, whose translation MYPVVRVTQPPDAPEPLGTKRKYWYKAADGREVLFKAEERGYGEDWSEKIACELAALVGIPHVHYELARDVNADVPGVVSVQLCLPGEALVHGNTLLQAIDPAYPRTTLRVPAHTVDAVNRVVRMLSIPAPRWAANLPSGITTAVDVFSGYLMLDAWIANQDRHHENWGALWTENRLTLAPSYDHGACLARNVSDEEKAARLTTGDAGYSVGAFAARAGSRLFDQPTDTRPLSALDAFRRFSAPIPHAADAWRDRLRAVDQSTVEAVLDQVPPDRLSRVCRDFTLQLLVENRTRILAL comes from the coding sequence ATGTACCCTGTCGTCCGTGTCACGCAGCCACCCGACGCCCCCGAGCCGCTTGGTACGAAGCGGAAGTACTGGTACAAGGCCGCCGACGGACGCGAGGTGCTCTTCAAGGCCGAGGAGCGCGGGTACGGCGAGGATTGGTCGGAGAAGATCGCGTGCGAACTCGCCGCGCTGGTGGGGATTCCGCACGTTCACTACGAGTTGGCCCGTGATGTGAACGCGGATGTGCCAGGCGTGGTCTCGGTGCAGTTGTGTCTCCCGGGCGAGGCGCTGGTACACGGCAACACGCTGCTTCAGGCGATTGATCCGGCATACCCGAGGACAACGCTCCGTGTTCCGGCACACACCGTCGACGCGGTGAACCGGGTGGTGCGGATGCTCTCCATACCGGCCCCGCGCTGGGCGGCCAACCTTCCGTCCGGGATCACAACCGCTGTCGACGTGTTCAGCGGCTACCTGATGCTCGATGCGTGGATCGCCAATCAGGACCGGCACCATGAGAACTGGGGCGCGCTGTGGACGGAGAACCGATTGACGCTCGCCCCTTCGTATGACCACGGAGCGTGTCTGGCGCGGAACGTGAGCGATGAGGAGAAAGCCGCGCGCCTGACGACGGGGGACGCGGGGTACAGCGTCGGCGCATTTGCGGCCCGGGCCGGGTCGCGCCTGTTCGACCAGCCCACGGACACGCGCCCGCTCAGCGCGCTGGATGCGTTCCGCCGGTTCTCGGCCCCAATCCCGCATGCGGCCGACGCCTGGAGGGATCGGCTCCGGGCGGTCGATCAATCGACGGTCGAGGCGGTTCTGGACCAAGTGCCGCCTGATCGGCTCTCTCGCGTTTGTCGAGACTTCACCCTACAGTTGCTGGTAGAGAACCGGACGCGGATTCTGGCTCTCTAG
- a CDS encoding type I restriction endonuclease subunit R, which produces MHESDVELAALGLFRSVGYDLRHGPELGPDAAASEREGFDSAILSDRALRAVRSLNPVLPEVDCAAVVRTLARPPHPTLIQNNRWFHDLLTNGVKVEYRDTKTGETRGGFARLVDFDRPEANDLFVVRQLTVTGPSGKWIRPDLMVFLNGLPIAAIELKDPTDAEADLWSAIAQFDRYKRTVPDFFVPNVLLVASDGLLTRVGSITSGPSRFMPWRPIAGEAGGAAGTGGGGGGKPTLEALIRGLFDRRLLLDYLRNCVIFEEDERGEIAKKIAGYHQFRALRKTRASVLAGLKSPSGQGDGRGGVIWHTQGSGKSLTMLMLAGALIREARMANPTIVMITDRNDLDDQLFDTFAAGRALLRQVPVKADSREELRALLDRASGGVVFTTIQKFTESHGEVSRRSNIVVMADEAHRSQYGFVDGGARWMREALPSATFVGFTGTPLERDDRNTIHVFGEYADVYDIRQAVEDGATKPLYYESRIVKLTIDETGAAAAEAEIERAVAADRQGVDVEDRVRVPLEALVGAQERIERLAAFIVEHWEKRRSAMEGKAMVVTMSRDIAARLYEAIKALRPAWHDADDERGSMKVVVTGNSNDSEPLRQHVRTKAARKRLAERFKGPEDDLRLVIVCDMWLTGFDCPPAHTMYLDKPLAGHNLMQAIARVNRVYGEKPGGLIVDLLGLADQLADALATYTQAGGTGDAVRSVQDEAVPAMQAAFEKLQAFFHGCEYESALLAAPQYVLPIYLRAIDHVFGQQDGWKRFRTLVKQLAAAFALAVPRPETEAVVDHLAFFQRVTAMIRKRLADDSSGGRTRQRDVDAAVRQVIGGAVDADTVIDLFAAAGLDDARLDILSDEFLQRVAALEQKNLALETLRKLLTDQIRISERTNLVQSKRFREALAEAMLRYTNKAISTAEMIARLIDLAKHLREAQKHGESLGMTEEETAFYDALAENGSAKAVMKSDTLRLMARELAEMIKKMPKLDWTQRESVRATLRRNVRRMLAKYGYPPDLSEDATQLVLKQAELSTENEAA; this is translated from the coding sequence GTGCATGAAAGCGACGTCGAACTCGCTGCGCTCGGGCTGTTTCGATCCGTCGGGTACGACTTGCGGCACGGCCCGGAACTGGGACCAGATGCGGCGGCCTCCGAACGGGAGGGCTTTGATTCGGCGATCCTCAGTGACCGAGCATTGCGCGCGGTTCGATCGCTCAATCCTGTCCTCCCAGAAGTCGATTGTGCCGCGGTCGTGCGGACGCTCGCCCGACCTCCTCACCCGACCCTCATCCAGAACAACCGCTGGTTCCACGACCTCCTGACCAACGGCGTCAAGGTCGAGTACCGCGACACGAAGACCGGTGAGACCCGGGGTGGGTTCGCGCGGCTGGTGGACTTCGATCGGCCCGAAGCGAACGACCTGTTCGTCGTCCGCCAACTCACGGTGACTGGCCCGTCCGGCAAGTGGATCAGGCCGGACCTGATGGTATTCCTCAATGGCCTGCCCATCGCGGCGATTGAACTGAAGGATCCGACCGACGCTGAGGCGGACCTGTGGTCCGCGATCGCCCAGTTCGACCGCTACAAGCGGACCGTGCCGGACTTCTTCGTGCCCAATGTGCTGCTCGTGGCGTCGGACGGGCTGCTGACGCGCGTTGGCTCGATCACCAGCGGGCCGAGCCGGTTCATGCCGTGGCGGCCCATTGCAGGGGAGGCCGGGGGGGCTGCTGGAACAGGAGGGGGCGGCGGCGGCAAGCCCACGCTGGAAGCACTGATTCGCGGGCTGTTTGATCGCCGGCTGCTGCTCGACTACCTGCGGAACTGCGTCATCTTCGAGGAGGATGAGCGCGGCGAGATCGCCAAGAAGATCGCGGGGTATCACCAGTTCCGCGCGTTGAGGAAGACGCGTGCCAGCGTGCTGGCAGGGCTCAAGTCACCTTCGGGCCAAGGGGATGGTCGCGGCGGCGTCATCTGGCACACACAGGGCTCTGGCAAGTCGCTGACGATGCTCATGCTGGCGGGCGCGCTCATCCGCGAGGCGCGGATGGCCAACCCGACGATCGTGATGATCACCGATCGCAACGACCTGGACGACCAACTCTTCGACACCTTCGCGGCGGGGCGTGCGCTTCTGCGGCAGGTTCCCGTGAAAGCCGACAGTCGAGAGGAACTGCGGGCGCTGCTCGATCGTGCCTCCGGCGGCGTGGTGTTCACGACGATCCAGAAGTTCACCGAGTCACACGGCGAGGTTTCGCGCCGGAGCAACATCGTCGTCATGGCCGACGAGGCCCACCGCAGCCAGTACGGCTTCGTCGATGGCGGTGCTCGCTGGATGCGTGAGGCGCTGCCCAGCGCCACGTTCGTCGGCTTCACCGGCACGCCGCTGGAGCGTGATGACCGCAACACGATTCACGTCTTCGGCGAGTACGCCGATGTGTACGACATCCGTCAGGCGGTCGAAGACGGCGCGACGAAGCCGCTGTACTACGAATCGCGGATCGTGAAGTTGACCATTGATGAAACGGGCGCGGCGGCGGCCGAGGCGGAGATCGAGCGGGCGGTGGCTGCGGACAGGCAGGGCGTGGATGTCGAGGATCGAGTCCGAGTGCCGCTGGAGGCGCTGGTCGGGGCGCAGGAGCGCATCGAGCGGCTGGCGGCATTCATCGTGGAGCATTGGGAGAAGCGGCGCTCGGCGATGGAAGGCAAGGCGATGGTCGTGACCATGAGCCGCGATATCGCCGCTCGGCTGTACGAGGCGATCAAGGCCCTGCGCCCCGCGTGGCACGACGCCGACGATGAGCGGGGTTCGATGAAGGTGGTTGTCACGGGCAACTCGAACGACTCCGAGCCCCTGCGACAGCACGTCCGGACGAAGGCCGCGCGCAAGCGCCTCGCGGAGCGATTCAAGGGCCCGGAGGACGACCTGCGGCTGGTGATCGTGTGCGACATGTGGCTCACGGGCTTCGACTGCCCGCCGGCGCACACCATGTACCTCGACAAGCCGCTGGCCGGGCACAACCTGATGCAGGCGATCGCCCGGGTCAACCGGGTGTATGGCGAGAAGCCAGGCGGCCTGATCGTGGACCTGCTCGGCTTGGCTGACCAGTTGGCCGATGCCTTGGCGACCTACACCCAGGCGGGCGGCACCGGCGACGCCGTAAGGAGCGTTCAAGATGAGGCGGTGCCCGCCATGCAGGCCGCGTTCGAGAAGTTGCAGGCATTCTTCCACGGCTGCGAGTATGAGTCGGCGCTCCTCGCCGCGCCCCAGTACGTGCTGCCGATCTACCTCCGCGCGATCGACCACGTGTTCGGCCAGCAGGATGGGTGGAAGCGGTTCCGGACGCTGGTCAAGCAACTGGCCGCGGCGTTCGCCCTCGCGGTCCCCCGGCCTGAGACCGAGGCCGTCGTCGATCACCTGGCGTTCTTCCAGCGCGTGACGGCGATGATCCGCAAGCGGCTTGCCGACGATTCGAGCGGCGGCAGAACCCGTCAGCGCGACGTGGATGCGGCGGTGCGGCAGGTCATTGGTGGCGCGGTGGACGCCGACACGGTCATCGACCTGTTCGCTGCGGCGGGACTCGATGATGCCCGCCTCGACATCCTTTCGGACGAGTTCCTTCAGCGGGTGGCGGCTCTTGAGCAGAAGAACCTCGCCTTGGAGACCCTCCGCAAACTGCTGACGGACCAGATCCGCATTTCAGAGCGAACGAACCTGGTCCAGAGCAAGAGGTTCCGCGAGGCGCTGGCCGAGGCGATGCTCCGTTACACGAACAAGGCCATCTCGACTGCGGAGATGATCGCGCGGTTGATCGACCTCGCCAAGCACCTGCGCGAGGCACAGAAGCACGGTGAATCGCTGGGGATGACCGAGGAAGAGACGGCGTTCTACGACGCGCTCGCGGAGAACGGCTCGGCGAAGGCGGTCATGAAGTCGGACACGCTCCGGCTGATGGCAAGGGAACTCGCCGAGATGATCAAGAAGATGCCCAAACTCGACTGGACGCAGCGGGAGTCGGTACGGGCGACGCTCCGGCGGAACGTCCGGCGCATGCTGGCGAAGTATGGGTATCCGCCCGACCTGTCTGAAGACGCGACGCAACTGGTGTTGAAGCAGGCGGAACTCTCCACCGAGAATGAGGCCGCTTGA
- a CDS encoding pyrroline-5-carboxylate reductase: MPTTLSIIGFGSMGSAILRGAVEAGVLEAESVLVIEPDDGRREQARRLGCVVSAEARFAWDSPHVLLAVKPQVFASVAEQMGPAPAASDGVIVTSIMAGLSSAAIRQVLGGNTRIIRAMPNTPCRVKAGMTALAIGEGARSGDEHFPVMLFASMGRVVKVEEHLLHAVTAVSGSGPAYVFLLAESMEQAGIQAGLDHHTARTLAYQTILGAGRMLTADGDGSHAPVSADALRTQVTSPGGTTAAALEVFFEAEFPQIVAEAILAARDRAVELGR, from the coding sequence ATGCCCACCACGCTCTCCATCATCGGCTTCGGCTCCATGGGCAGTGCGATCCTGCGCGGGGCGGTCGAGGCGGGCGTATTGGAGGCGGAATCGGTGCTGGTCATCGAGCCGGATGACGGGCGGCGTGAGCAGGCGAGGCGGCTGGGATGCGTGGTGTCCGCCGAGGCACGGTTTGCGTGGGACTCGCCGCACGTGCTGCTGGCGGTCAAGCCGCAGGTTTTCGCCAGCGTGGCGGAGCAGATGGGGCCGGCGCCGGCTGCTTCAGACGGTGTGATTGTCACCAGCATCATGGCGGGCCTGTCCAGCGCGGCCATCCGGCAAGTGCTCGGCGGCAACACGCGGATCATCCGCGCCATGCCCAACACGCCCTGCCGCGTCAAGGCGGGCATGACCGCCTTGGCGATAGGGGAGGGGGCGAGGTCGGGCGATGAGCACTTTCCGGTCATGCTCTTCGCCTCGATGGGCCGCGTGGTGAAGGTGGAGGAGCATCTGCTGCACGCGGTGACGGCGGTGTCCGGCTCCGGCCCGGCGTACGTCTTTCTGCTGGCGGAGTCGATGGAGCAGGCGGGCATCCAGGCGGGACTCGATCACCACACGGCGCGCACGCTGGCGTACCAGACGATCCTCGGCGCTGGTCGAATGCTCACGGCGGACGGCGACGGTTCGCATGCGCCCGTGTCCGCCGACGCGCTGCGCACGCAGGTGACCAGTCCGGGCGGAACGACGGCGGCGGCGCTGGAGGTGTTCTTCGAGGCGGAGTTTCCGCAGATCGTGGCGGAGGCGATTCTCGCCGCCCGTGACCGCGCGGTGGAGTTGGGGCGGTAG
- a CDS encoding ImmA/IrrE family metallo-endopeptidase translates to MVLRVPVKPELLRWACERAGKLESALAERFAAFPDWLTGEKQPTFKQLEDFAKATRTPFGFFFLQEPPVETIPIPDFRTVGSERVQHPSPDLLDTIYLCQQRQDWYRQNALVLGEPPLDFIGSATVQSEVIATASRIREAVGFDLDARAEARKWEDALRMMIDAADEAGILVMISGIVGHNTHRPLDTAEFRGFALCDASPHLAPLIFINGTDTKAGQMFTLAHELAHLWIGESGVSNVTPASSFSDRGVEWWCHAVATEIVRGFDVPDGRGSVPAVSPRFARAVLASTWEGRSAFTDAFRLLGCRNVKALEALGDRLGMTATLCGGAA, encoded by the coding sequence ATCGTGCTGAGAGTGCCGGTCAAGCCCGAACTCCTTCGCTGGGCCTGCGAGCGTGCGGGCAAGTTGGAGTCCGCGCTGGCCGAAAGGTTCGCCGCGTTTCCCGACTGGCTGACCGGCGAGAAGCAGCCCACGTTCAAGCAACTGGAGGACTTCGCCAAGGCGACCCGCACGCCCTTCGGCTTCTTCTTCCTCCAGGAGCCACCGGTCGAGACGATCCCCATCCCGGACTTCCGCACCGTCGGCAGCGAACGAGTCCAGCACCCATCCCCTGACCTGCTCGACACGATCTATCTCTGCCAGCAGCGCCAGGATTGGTACCGCCAGAATGCCCTCGTGCTGGGCGAGCCGCCGCTCGACTTCATCGGCTCCGCCACCGTGCAGAGCGAAGTGATTGCCACCGCCTCGCGCATCCGCGAGGCCGTCGGTTTCGATTTGGACGCTCGGGCCGAGGCGAGGAAGTGGGAGGACGCCCTCCGCATGATGATTGACGCCGCCGACGAGGCCGGCATCCTCGTCATGATCAGCGGCATCGTCGGTCACAACACCCACCGCCCGCTTGACACCGCCGAGTTCCGCGGCTTCGCCCTCTGCGACGCCTCCCCACACCTTGCGCCGCTCATCTTCATCAACGGCACCGACACCAAGGCCGGCCAGATGTTCACCCTCGCCCACGAACTGGCGCACCTCTGGATCGGCGAGTCGGGCGTCTCGAATGTAACGCCCGCGAGTTCGTTCTCGGATCGCGGCGTGGAGTGGTGGTGCCATGCCGTGGCCACGGAAATCGTCAGGGGCTTTGATGTACCGGATGGCCGGGGTAGTGTTCCCGCGGTCAGCCCGCGCTTCGCCCGCGCCGTGCTGGCCAGCACCTGGGAAGGCCGCTCCGCGTTCACCGACGCCTTTCGCCTGCTCGGTTGCCGCAACGTCAAAGCCCTTGAAGCCCTCGGCGATCGCCTCGGTATGACCGCGACACTATGCGGAGGGGCCGCTTGA
- a CDS encoding DNA-binding protein has protein sequence MLERTPEGGYRFAYTNGARTLTGFHPFPGMTELNAVYESDQLFPMFANRLMNERRPEYKPSLVWSGFDPDNPPDPIQLLGVTEGLRQTDSLEVFPCPVQDGDGCFLNKFFLHGVRYVPPAAIERINRLTTGDALVMMFDDFNRHDRLAVAVRTDDAEARFMIGYVPRYLAHDVRLLCSQCHPDFIDLRVERVNPTAPLQQRVLCRMNSCWPDGFEPCGGEEFQPIVSGALSQH, from the coding sequence GTGCTTGAACGCACGCCCGAGGGGGGCTATCGATTCGCCTACACGAACGGTGCGCGCACGCTCACCGGGTTCCACCCGTTTCCCGGGATGACCGAACTGAACGCCGTGTATGAGTCCGACCAGTTGTTCCCCATGTTCGCCAATCGTCTGATGAACGAACGGCGGCCGGAGTACAAGCCATCGCTCGTCTGGAGCGGGTTCGATCCGGATAACCCGCCCGATCCCATCCAACTGCTGGGCGTGACGGAGGGGCTGCGGCAAACCGACTCACTGGAAGTGTTCCCGTGTCCTGTCCAGGACGGCGATGGATGCTTCCTCAACAAGTTCTTCCTGCATGGCGTGCGATACGTGCCCCCCGCCGCAATCGAGCGCATCAACCGCCTGACCACGGGTGATGCGCTGGTGATGATGTTTGACGATTTCAACCGCCACGACCGGCTCGCGGTGGCCGTGCGTACCGACGACGCCGAGGCGCGTTTCATGATCGGATACGTTCCTCGCTACCTGGCGCACGACGTGCGGCTGTTGTGCTCGCAGTGCCATCCGGATTTCATCGATCTGCGGGTCGAACGTGTCAATCCCACTGCCCCGCTTCAGCAGCGCGTGCTCTGCCGGATGAACTCTTGCTGGCCGGACGGGTTCGAGCCATGCGGCGGCGAAGAGTTTCAACCAATCGTGAGCGGGGCGCTCTCCCAACACTGA
- a CDS encoding SAM-dependent DNA methyltransferase, which translates to MTRAAAGTNQSTSSAQDLTYADALWKAADALRGQVDAAEYKHVVLGLLFLKYISDSFEARRDELRAELEADGITGKQQDSLLENRDEYTAERVFWVPPEARWANLQNQAARPDIATLIDDAILAVERDNAALKSKLPRDYARRGIEPVKLKSLIDLIADIGFKGDRDKARDTLGRVYEYFLGKFAAAEGKLGGEFYTPRCIVRLLVEMLEPYNGRVYDPCCGSGGMFVQSERFVEQHGNKDEISVFGQESNPTTWRLAHMNLAIHGIEANLGPQPADTFLRNLHPDLKADYILANPPFNISDWSGQLLRDDVRWRFGAPPIGNANYAWIQHFIHHLAPPNGKGGGVAGFVMANGSLSSNSGGEGEIRQRIVEHDLVDCIVALPAQLFFTTGIPVCLWFLTRDKTGRNLPKGGRNRLGETLFIDARKLGTMQSRTLRVLTGGDDGETLLADGLGDPKPDSDIGRIVYAFRQWRGEPKPDWWSDREHGPWAFKPVPGFAKAATLDEIKKHGFVLTPGRYVGAEEQEADSEPFAEKYPRLLAELEEHFAESERLTRVIRDNLRRVGGVAGGNGA; encoded by the coding sequence ATGACGCGAGCGGCAGCGGGAACCAACCAGAGCACCTCGTCGGCGCAGGATCTCACCTACGCCGACGCCCTCTGGAAGGCCGCCGATGCCCTGCGCGGGCAGGTCGATGCCGCCGAGTACAAGCACGTCGTCCTCGGCCTGCTCTTCCTCAAGTACATCTCCGACTCCTTCGAGGCCCGCCGCGATGAACTGAGGGCCGAACTCGAAGCCGATGGCATTACCGGCAAGCAGCAGGACTCCCTCCTGGAGAACCGCGACGAGTACACCGCCGAGCGCGTCTTCTGGGTTCCGCCCGAAGCCCGATGGGCCAACCTGCAGAATCAGGCCGCCCGCCCCGACATCGCCACGCTCATCGACGACGCCATCCTTGCCGTCGAGCGTGACAACGCCGCGCTCAAGTCCAAGTTGCCGCGCGACTACGCCCGCCGCGGCATCGAGCCGGTCAAACTCAAGTCCCTCATCGACCTCATCGCCGACATTGGCTTCAAGGGTGACCGCGACAAGGCACGCGACACGCTCGGCCGCGTCTACGAGTACTTCCTTGGGAAGTTCGCCGCCGCAGAAGGCAAACTCGGCGGCGAGTTCTACACCCCGCGCTGCATCGTCCGCCTCCTCGTCGAGATGCTCGAACCCTACAACGGCCGCGTCTACGACCCCTGCTGCGGCTCGGGCGGCATGTTCGTCCAGTCCGAACGCTTCGTCGAGCAGCACGGCAACAAGGACGAGATCTCCGTCTTCGGCCAGGAATCGAACCCCACGACTTGGCGGCTGGCGCACATGAACCTCGCCATCCACGGCATCGAGGCCAACCTCGGCCCCCAGCCGGCCGACACCTTCCTGCGCAACCTCCACCCCGACCTGAAGGCCGACTACATCCTCGCCAACCCGCCCTTCAACATCAGCGACTGGTCGGGCCAGCTCCTCCGCGACGATGTCCGCTGGCGCTTCGGCGCGCCGCCCATCGGCAACGCCAACTACGCGTGGATTCAGCATTTCATCCACCACCTCGCCCCGCCCAACGGCAAAGGTGGCGGAGTGGCGGGCTTCGTCATGGCCAACGGCTCGCTCTCCAGCAACTCGGGCGGCGAGGGTGAGATTCGTCAGCGCATCGTCGAGCATGACCTCGTCGATTGCATCGTCGCGCTTCCCGCCCAACTGTTCTTCACCACCGGCATCCCCGTCTGCCTGTGGTTCCTCACCCGCGACAAGACTGGCCGCAACCTCCCCAAGGGCGGGCGCAACCGACTCGGCGAGACTCTCTTCATCGATGCCCGGAAACTTGGCACCATGCAGAGCCGCACGCTGCGCGTCCTCACCGGCGGCGACGATGGCGAAACCCTCCTGGCCGATGGGCTTGGCGACCCCAAGCCAGATTCCGACATCGGCCGCATCGTCTACGCCTTCCGCCAGTGGCGCGGCGAACCCAAGCCCGACTGGTGGTCCGACCGCGAGCACGGCCCGTGGGCCTTCAAGCCGGTCCCCGGCTTCGCCAAGGCCGCCACGCTCGACGAGATCAAGAAGCACGGCTTCGTGCTCACGCCCGGCCGATATGTCGGGGCGGAGGAACAGGAAGCGGATAGCGAGCCGTTCGCCGAAAAGTACCCGCGCCTGCTCGCCGAACTGGAGGAGCACTTCGCCGAGTCCGAGCGCCTGACCCGTGTCATTCGTGACAACCTTCGTCGTGTTGGTGGGGTAGCGGGTGGCAATGGGGCGTAA
- a CDS encoding restriction endonuclease subunit S, translating to MTTPPTWRSSTWGDEVSLEYGKALRDYSESGGSVRVFGTNGPVGWTDTPLAEGPGVILGRKGAYRGVHYSVDAFWVIDTAYFVVPKADCDMRWLYYAITHHKLGEINDGSPIPSTTRAAVYPRELAVPPIETQRAIAAVLGSLDDKIEQNRRTARALERLARAIFRAWFVDFEPVKAKAAGAASFPSMPQPVFDALPTTFTDSEMGPVPEEWRLGTLGELGTLAIGGDWGKDEPFDGAVQAYCLRGVDLEHLRSTGQATPPLRWMKPTSIDRRTMNERDVLVAGSGAGPTGRPLWACPGFMRTDTPVIYSNFCKRIRCSSAAAAVYLDAWLHQMRESGEIWEHVNGTSVPNLDAKSMLAGKTVVIPPEPLLQTYYTLVRPMWEHLFCGENHTLAALRDYLLPQLLSGQVPVEVGDAERVATKGSA from the coding sequence ATGACCACTCCGCCCACCTGGCGTAGTTCCACTTGGGGCGATGAAGTCTCGCTTGAGTACGGCAAAGCGCTACGCGACTACTCGGAGAGCGGTGGCAGTGTTCGCGTGTTTGGTACGAACGGGCCGGTTGGATGGACGGACACTCCACTCGCCGAGGGACCCGGCGTTATCCTCGGCCGGAAGGGCGCGTACAGAGGGGTGCACTACTCAGTCGATGCGTTCTGGGTCATCGACACGGCTTACTTCGTCGTACCCAAAGCGGACTGTGACATGCGATGGCTGTACTACGCCATCACTCATCATAAGTTGGGCGAGATCAACGATGGCTCGCCGATCCCGTCGACAACCCGCGCGGCAGTTTATCCGCGTGAGTTAGCCGTCCCACCGATCGAGACCCAGCGTGCCATCGCCGCAGTCCTCGGCTCGCTGGACGACAAGATCGAGCAGAACCGGCGGACGGCACGCGCGCTGGAGCGGCTGGCGCGGGCGATCTTCCGGGCGTGGTTCGTGGACTTCGAGCCGGTCAAGGCCAAGGCCGCCGGCGCGGCGTCGTTCCCCTCCATGCCGCAGCCCGTCTTCGACGCCCTCCCGACCACTTTCACCGACTCCGAGATGGGCCCTGTGCCGGAGGAGTGGAGGCTGGGCACTCTTGGTGAACTTGGCACGCTCGCGATTGGGGGAGACTGGGGAAAGGACGAGCCATTCGACGGGGCTGTGCAAGCGTATTGCCTGCGAGGAGTAGATTTGGAGCACTTGCGGTCAACCGGCCAGGCCACGCCCCCACTGCGGTGGATGAAACCGACGAGCATCGATCGCCGGACGATGAACGAGCGAGATGTGCTGGTCGCCGGGTCCGGGGCTGGTCCTACGGGCCGCCCCTTGTGGGCTTGTCCGGGATTCATGCGAACGGACACGCCCGTTATCTACTCGAACTTCTGCAAGCGGATTCGATGTAGCTCGGCGGCTGCGGCGGTGTATCTGGACGCTTGGCTGCATCAGATGCGGGAATCGGGCGAGATTTGGGAGCACGTCAACGGCACATCGGTCCCGAACCTTGACGCGAAATCCATGCTCGCGGGTAAGACTGTCGTGATCCCGCCTGAACCGCTGCTCCAGACCTACTACACGCTCGTGCGGCCGATGTGGGAGCATCTGTTTTGCGGCGAGAACCACACCCTCGCCGCGCTCCGCGACTACCTCCTCCCCCAACTGCTGAGCGGCCAGGTGCCGGTGGAGGTGGGCGATGCCGAGAGGGTCGCCACCAAGGGGAGCGCGTGA